The following are encoded together in the Natator depressus isolate rNatDep1 chromosome 10, rNatDep2.hap1, whole genome shotgun sequence genome:
- the IGSF6 gene encoding immunoglobulin superfamily member 6: MATFNKCKVVLLLEFNWILYYVGHVVDTCKVTVKQHQFKEVDYSVSTVNVTCSFSASGCHGSPQMLWFRYNDFTHEALCTPKCIEKFQVIESLSDHNVLLQINKLTVNDSAIYICGIAFSDSDTHTSKQTGGGTILVKRGSEKYSTEEHIPMIVLSSLLFLYSTAILAIFIFYKSKSKLVKKTRKGDVKGEHHQKNTSGRTVCRAIVQELYKKRYAEDHHQPECLEPDDTIYQNR, translated from the exons GTCATGTTGTAGATACCTGCAAAGTTACCGTAAAACAACACCAATTTAAAGAAGTAGACTACAGTGTCAGCACTGTGAATGTAACATGCAGTTTCTCTGCTTCCGGATGTCATGGCTCCCCTCAAATGCTATGGTTTCGCTATAATGATTTTACACATGAGGCTTTGTGTACACCTAAATGCATAGAGAAGTTCCAAGTGATTGAATCACTGTCCGATCATAATGTTTTACTTCAGATAAACAAACTGACTGTAAACGACAGTGCCATTTATATCTGTGGAATAGCATTTTCAGATTCAGATACACACACATCCAAGCAAACCGGGGGAGGAACGATATTGGTGAAAAGAG GGTCTGAGAAGTACAGCACTGAAGAACACATCCCCATGATAGTCCTCTCATCTTTGCTGTTTCTATACAGCACTGCCATACTTGCAATCTTTATATTCTATAAG TCAAAATCCAAACTGGTAAAGAAAACCAGGAAAGGAGATGTGAAAGGAGAGCACCAT CAGAAAAATACGAGTGGGCGAACAGTTTGTCGAGCAATTGTACAAGAACTGTACAAGAAGAGATATGCTGAAGACCATCATCAGCCT gagtgtTTGGAACCAGATGACACCATCTATCAAAACAGATGA